A genomic region of Thermotoga sp. Ku-13t contains the following coding sequences:
- a CDS encoding tetratricopeptide repeat protein has product MIEEIFKRALEASNRGELQEAERLYRECLQVQESPEAWNNLGNVYARMEKYAEAIECYRKAIECDPSFPTAYVNLASLFLNLERFAEAKLLLMSLIEKGFKNDQTLAMLIVCDLALNDLAGAVRLYRDNASEGLDRELADYGVLERLKKLL; this is encoded by the coding sequence ATGATCGAAGAAATCTTCAAAAGGGCGCTCGAAGCGAGCAACAGAGGAGAACTCCAGGAAGCAGAAAGACTATACAGAGAATGTCTCCAGGTCCAGGAAAGTCCCGAGGCTTGGAACAACCTTGGCAACGTCTATGCGCGCATGGAGAAATACGCTGAGGCGATAGAGTGCTACAGGAAGGCCATAGAGTGCGATCCGTCCTTCCCGACGGCTTACGTCAACTTGGCCTCTCTTTTTTTGAACCTCGAAAGGTTCGCGGAGGCGAAGCTTCTGCTCATGAGTTTGATCGAGAAAGGTTTCAAAAACGACCAGACCTTGGCGATGCTCATCGTCTGCGATCTTGCACTGAACGATTTGGCCGGGGCAGTTCGACTTTACAGAGACAACGCATCGGAAGGTCTGGACAGAGAACTCGCAGATTACGGGGTGCTGGAAAGGCTCAAAAAGCTTCTGTGA
- a CDS encoding STAS domain-containing protein, translated as MIDLAINFEETNDKLICKINGDFDAYNSAEIKKQIKERMENSKAAKVVVDMSNVPYIDSAGLGAMVAILKDARHMGKEIVLLALRQNVKRIFEMTRLDKVFRIVDVLEEA; from the coding sequence ATGATCGATCTGGCCATCAACTTCGAAGAGACGAACGACAAACTCATTTGCAAGATCAACGGAGACTTTGACGCGTACAACTCGGCGGAAATCAAGAAGCAGATAAAGGAAAGGATGGAGAATTCGAAAGCAGCGAAAGTCGTGGTGGACATGTCGAACGTACCTTACATCGACAGCGCCGGCCTGGGGGCCATGGTCGCCATACTCAAGGACGCCAGACACATGGGTAAAGAAATAGTTCTGCTGGCTTTGAGACAGAACGTCAAGAGGATCTTCGAAATGACCCGCCTCGACAAAGTCTTCAGAATCGTTGATGTGCTGGAGGAGGCCTGA
- the der gene encoding ribosome biogenesis GTPase Der: protein MAKVVIAGKTNVGKSTLFNRLVGRRKAITEKEEGVTRDTLKGIVVHGDAAFTLFDTCGVYERADDEMLQSMKQRALKAFEDADLILFVVNGREPITSEDEYVAQVLRKLGKRVILVINKVENPKLVEENLPEIFKLGFDDYVLVSAQHGLNVDQLLDKIVNTLREMNVPLDKPEEERNYPAIAIVGKPNVGKSSLFNAILGEDRVNVTPIPGTTRDPVDELVEIDGKKYIFIDTAGLRRKSRIEKKSLEYYSVKRAIDVMESADVVVLLLDATEGVSRQDKRIAGLALDRGKALVIDVNKFDLVEAKKNEYERFVKAEMPFADFCKVVFTSAVKKQGLKSLLSAIDEAYASYCRKIEQSKLNKLLLQLPVLAPSLSNVKVYSIKQVKIKPPKFVFTISKSEEEIRSETQRMLQRLIRERVNPFTGSPIFIEFKPRR from the coding sequence ATGGCGAAAGTGGTCATCGCGGGAAAAACGAACGTGGGTAAATCGACACTGTTCAACAGGCTGGTGGGTAGAAGGAAAGCCATCACGGAGAAAGAAGAGGGCGTCACCAGGGACACACTCAAGGGCATCGTGGTCCACGGTGACGCCGCCTTCACCCTTTTTGACACCTGCGGTGTGTACGAGAGAGCGGACGACGAAATGCTCCAGTCGATGAAGCAGAGGGCTCTGAAAGCCTTCGAAGATGCGGACCTGATCCTGTTCGTGGTCAACGGAAGAGAACCGATCACATCGGAGGACGAATACGTCGCCCAGGTATTGAGAAAGCTCGGGAAAAGGGTGATATTAGTCATAAACAAGGTCGAGAATCCGAAGCTTGTGGAAGAGAACCTGCCAGAGATTTTCAAACTCGGTTTCGACGATTACGTACTCGTCTCTGCACAGCACGGTTTGAACGTGGACCAACTGCTCGACAAGATCGTGAACACGTTGAGAGAAATGAACGTGCCGCTGGACAAGCCCGAGGAAGAGAGAAACTATCCTGCGATCGCCATCGTCGGCAAACCCAACGTTGGTAAATCTTCGCTCTTCAACGCCATCCTTGGTGAGGATCGTGTCAACGTTACCCCGATCCCGGGCACCACGAGGGATCCTGTGGATGAACTCGTGGAGATCGATGGCAAGAAATACATCTTCATCGACACGGCGGGTTTGAGGAGAAAGAGCAGGATCGAAAAGAAGAGCCTGGAGTATTACAGTGTGAAGCGTGCCATAGACGTCATGGAATCTGCGGACGTGGTGGTATTACTCCTCGACGCGACGGAAGGTGTTTCCAGGCAAGACAAGAGGATCGCGGGTCTGGCGCTGGATCGAGGAAAGGCACTGGTGATAGACGTGAACAAGTTCGACCTTGTCGAGGCGAAGAAGAACGAGTACGAACGCTTCGTCAAGGCAGAGATGCCATTCGCAGATTTCTGCAAAGTGGTCTTCACGAGCGCAGTGAAGAAACAGGGGTTGAAATCCCTTCTATCAGCGATAGACGAAGCCTACGCGTCTTACTGCAGAAAGATCGAACAGTCGAAACTGAACAAACTGCTCTTACAGCTTCCAGTGCTCGCACCGAGCCTGTCGAACGTGAAGGTCTACTCGATCAAACAGGTGAAGATCAAACCACCCAAGTTCGTTTTCACCATCAGCAAATCGGAAGAAGAGATAAGGTCAGAGACACAGAGGATGCTTCAAAGACTCATACGAGAGCGTGTCAATCCGTTCACAGGTTCTCCCATCTTCATCGAATTCAAGCCGAGGAGGTGA
- the aspS gene encoding aspartate--tRNA ligase, with translation MLRTHTCGELRIGDVGKRVKLAGWVDRIRDLGGVKFVMLRDRYGQTQIVLSKDFDLDLKREAVISVEGVVRERPKDTINRELPTGEIEVIAERIEILSSPEKELPFYPGESTLPSEEVRLKYRYIDLRRKEMMNRIITRHRVAQVVRQYLSSLGFIEVETPFLTKSTPEGARDFLVPSRLKPGTFYALPQSPQLFKQLLMVGGLDRYFQIVRCFRDEDLRADRQPEFTQIDLEMSFVTREDVLETVEGMVRHVFKQVLNVDLPEKFDRLSYEYCMNTYGSDKPDRRLGMEFVDLTDPFRNVDYNIVKSIIENGGVVKGFVVKNFASKMSRKVAEEFEAIVKKNGPGGILWFALDGEMKGSALKHLRDTYEEVVKITGMSRGDVCLMVAGKLNEVNIALGELRKTIGDTHFAHLKTGFDVFWVLDFPMFEYSEEEGRYVAQHHPFTMPNLEDLERYKDEDLSRIRAQSYDLVINGYEAGSGSIRIHNRDLQREVFRLMQLTEDEIRVKFGFLLEAFQYGAPPHGGIALGLDRLVAIICNVSSIREVIAFPKTASGVCPLTGAPDVVSERQLRELKIKIGRNET, from the coding sequence ATGCTGCGAACACACACGTGCGGAGAACTCAGAATCGGTGATGTCGGGAAAAGGGTTAAACTGGCGGGCTGGGTCGACAGGATCAGAGACCTCGGTGGCGTGAAGTTCGTCATGCTGAGAGACAGATACGGTCAGACCCAGATCGTACTGTCGAAGGATTTCGACCTCGATCTGAAGCGCGAAGCCGTGATCTCAGTCGAAGGTGTCGTGAGAGAAAGGCCGAAGGACACGATCAACAGAGAACTTCCAACGGGCGAGATCGAAGTGATAGCCGAACGCATCGAGATCCTCTCTTCACCTGAAAAGGAACTTCCCTTTTATCCTGGAGAATCGACCCTGCCGAGCGAAGAGGTCAGGCTGAAGTACCGATACATCGATCTGAGAAGGAAAGAGATGATGAACAGGATCATCACACGGCACAGGGTGGCCCAGGTCGTAAGACAGTATCTGAGCTCACTGGGATTCATCGAAGTGGAAACGCCGTTTTTGACGAAGAGTACGCCGGAGGGTGCCAGAGACTTCCTTGTCCCATCGAGGTTGAAACCCGGAACCTTTTACGCTTTACCGCAGTCCCCCCAGCTGTTCAAACAGCTCCTCATGGTTGGTGGTCTAGACAGATATTTCCAGATCGTTCGCTGCTTCAGGGACGAAGATCTGAGGGCCGACAGGCAACCCGAATTCACCCAGATAGATCTGGAAATGTCCTTCGTAACGAGAGAGGATGTACTCGAAACGGTCGAAGGTATGGTCAGACACGTGTTCAAACAGGTTTTGAACGTGGATCTTCCAGAGAAGTTCGACAGACTGAGTTACGAGTACTGTATGAACACCTACGGATCGGACAAGCCGGACAGACGGCTCGGCATGGAATTCGTTGACCTGACGGATCCGTTCAGAAACGTTGATTACAACATCGTGAAAAGCATCATCGAAAACGGTGGTGTTGTGAAAGGGTTCGTTGTCAAAAACTTTGCTTCCAAGATGAGTAGAAAAGTTGCTGAAGAATTCGAAGCGATCGTCAAAAAGAATGGACCTGGTGGTATACTGTGGTTCGCACTCGACGGCGAAATGAAAGGCAGCGCACTGAAACATCTGAGAGACACCTACGAAGAGGTGGTAAAGATCACCGGAATGTCCCGGGGCGATGTGTGCTTGATGGTCGCAGGAAAGTTGAACGAGGTGAACATCGCACTCGGAGAATTGAGAAAGACCATAGGCGACACTCACTTTGCACATTTGAAAACTGGTTTCGATGTCTTCTGGGTCCTGGACTTTCCCATGTTCGAATACAGCGAAGAAGAAGGCAGATACGTGGCGCAGCACCATCCCTTCACGATGCCGAACCTTGAAGACCTCGAGCGTTACAAGGACGAAGACCTTTCCAGAATAAGGGCGCAGTCCTACGATCTGGTCATCAACGGTTACGAGGCGGGCTCTGGAAGCATCAGAATACACAACAGAGACCTGCAGAGGGAAGTGTTCAGGCTCATGCAGCTGACAGAAGACGAGATCAGGGTCAAGTTCGGTTTCCTTCTGGAGGCGTTCCAGTACGGTGCCCCACCGCACGGCGGCATCGCGCTCGGACTGGACAGGCTGGTTGCTATAATCTGTAATGTGTCGTCGATAAGAGAAGTGATAGCCTTTCCGAAGACAGCCAGCGGCGTGTGCCCGCTCACGGGGGCGCCCGACGTGGTCAGCGAACGGCAGCTCAGGGAACTTAAAATAAAGATCGGGAGGAACGAAACATGA
- the cmk gene encoding (d)CMP kinase — translation MSNFLIAIDGPAGSGKSTIAKLLSERLGFNHLDTGAMYRAVALYLDSKGLSPEDDLTEELDEIDMDYIDGELYLNGEKVHEEEIRSARAGQLASSFATVAKVREKLTQLQRKICENGNFVVEGRDIGTVVLPHAQVKIFLTASFEERVRRRLEELKRKGVNFSFEEVAKQIEERDRRDSSRDLAPLRPAEDAIVIDTTGKSIEQVLKEVIEAVNRREKDETVRC, via the coding sequence TTGAGCAACTTTCTCATCGCCATAGACGGTCCTGCAGGCTCTGGGAAATCCACCATAGCAAAACTCCTCTCAGAAAGGCTCGGCTTCAACCACCTCGACACGGGCGCCATGTACCGCGCCGTCGCGCTCTATCTGGATTCGAAAGGTCTCTCACCGGAAGACGACCTCACAGAAGAACTGGACGAAATAGACATGGACTACATAGACGGTGAACTGTACCTGAACGGTGAGAAAGTGCACGAGGAAGAGATCAGATCTGCGAGGGCGGGACAGCTCGCTTCGAGTTTCGCGACCGTGGCGAAGGTCAGGGAGAAGTTGACCCAGCTTCAGAGAAAGATCTGCGAGAATGGAAACTTCGTCGTTGAAGGTAGAGACATCGGCACCGTCGTTCTACCGCACGCGCAGGTGAAGATATTCCTCACAGCCTCCTTTGAGGAAAGGGTCAGGCGCAGGCTGGAAGAGTTGAAACGAAAAGGCGTGAATTTTTCCTTCGAAGAAGTGGCGAAGCAGATCGAAGAGCGAGACAGGAGAGATTCTTCCAGAGACCTTGCCCCGTTGAGACCTGCCGAAGATGCCATCGTCATAGACACGACGGGCAAGAGCATCGAACAGGTGCTCAAAGAAGTGATCGAAGCCGTGAACCGGAGGGAAAAGGATGAAACTGTGCGTTGCTGA
- a CDS encoding OAM dimerization domain-containing protein, translated as MNERRLVRPYGDQMDDGAVQLSFTLPVSYGPLAREAAKKFCEKLGFYEVTIATMEDLGEGFTFFVVYGKTDISLDLSSIRVVAPKIQKLPREKIDELVLEKFKRPIVVVGATIGTDAHTIGLDAILNMKGFHGDYGLERYKAFRVYNLGAQVPPIELVRKVREVNADVVLVSQVVTQRNIHIQHLTELMELLYAEGLRDRLLVIVGGPRITHELALELGYDAGFGSGTTPSEVANFIVQELLKKRGH; from the coding sequence ATGAACGAACGCAGGCTTGTGAGACCGTACGGCGATCAGATGGACGATGGAGCGGTGCAGCTCTCCTTCACCCTGCCAGTTTCCTACGGGCCACTCGCGAGGGAAGCGGCGAAGAAGTTCTGCGAAAAACTCGGTTTCTATGAAGTCACGATAGCGACGATGGAGGACCTCGGCGAAGGCTTCACTTTCTTTGTTGTGTACGGAAAGACTGACATTTCTTTGGACCTTTCATCGATCAGGGTGGTCGCGCCGAAGATTCAAAAACTTCCACGGGAAAAGATCGACGAGCTGGTTCTTGAAAAGTTTAAACGGCCCATCGTCGTGGTGGGTGCGACGATCGGGACCGACGCTCACACCATAGGCCTTGACGCCATACTGAACATGAAGGGTTTCCATGGAGATTACGGCTTGGAAAGGTACAAGGCCTTCAGGGTGTACAACTTGGGAGCGCAGGTTCCTCCCATCGAGCTGGTCAGGAAGGTCAGAGAAGTGAACGCCGACGTGGTCCTCGTTTCACAGGTTGTGACGCAGAGGAACATTCACATACAGCACCTCACAGAATTGATGGAACTCCTTTACGCCGAAGGCCTGAGGGACAGACTGCTCGTTATAGTGGGTGGCCCAAGGATAACGCACGAACTCGCACTCGAACTGGGTTACGATGCAGGTTTCGGCAGTGGAACGACCCCAAGTGAGGTGGCGAACTTCATCGTCCAGGAACTTTTGAAGAAGCGAGGTCACTGA
- the plsY gene encoding glycerol-3-phosphate 1-O-acyltransferase PlsY, producing the protein MHYILVGLVCYLCGAVPFSYLLPKLKRVDVRKVGSGNVGGTNALRAAGPVIGFSCMVLDALKTFIPVLIFAQLYQYDRNTIGIAAISAVIGHDFPIFLKFKGGKGVASTCGVFFALCPVCGFVFLGSWLSLTLLTKYVSLASITSLFLASIIALFFNKDIAILFFLLSALSTFRHSDNIERLLHGTERKTDLIATVKKR; encoded by the coding sequence TTGCACTACATTCTTGTGGGGCTGGTCTGCTATCTGTGTGGGGCTGTCCCGTTCAGTTATCTGCTCCCGAAGTTGAAGAGGGTGGACGTTAGGAAGGTTGGCAGCGGAAACGTGGGTGGTACCAACGCCCTGAGGGCCGCGGGACCCGTCATAGGTTTCAGTTGCATGGTGCTCGATGCGCTCAAAACGTTCATACCCGTGCTCATTTTCGCTCAGCTGTATCAGTACGACAGGAACACCATCGGAATCGCCGCGATCAGTGCGGTGATAGGTCATGACTTTCCCATATTTCTGAAATTCAAAGGTGGGAAAGGCGTGGCGAGCACCTGTGGTGTGTTCTTCGCGCTGTGTCCAGTTTGTGGTTTCGTGTTCCTGGGAAGCTGGTTGAGCCTCACACTCCTCACCAAATACGTCTCGCTCGCGTCCATAACGAGTCTGTTTTTAGCATCCATCATCGCTCTGTTTTTTAACAAAGACATTGCTATTCTGTTCTTTCTGCTGTCAGCGCTTTCGACGTTCAGACACTCGGACAACATAGAAAGGCTGCTGCACGGTACCGAAAGGAAAACTGACCTCATCGCCACGGTGAAGAAGAGATGA
- a CDS encoding 30S ribosomal protein S1, protein MDNEKLNNDLERYLDFNEFNPGQVVEATVTAVDPAEGLSVDFGGKQEGRIQPPELVREPSSYKVGEKITAQILKINDEEGYALLSEIRPYRRLAMEKIREAKENGTPVKGYFVQQVSGGYIVRLFNVLDAFLPGSESLLRRDAEMPQGEHDFLVIDYVPGRRGRIVVSRKALVERQIQSFFDSHNVGDVVEAKVEHVRASNATLKIGPITAVLPKEEVSHDPSISIHDVLKEGETVKVKITKMDPAQRSVEVSLKALEPDPWQIAAEKYRVGTIVQGVVKRIVPFGIFVNLEPGLDGLVHISEIFWGNKRVDLKKFFKPGQVVQVEVIEVDPEKRRLALSYKRAQGDPWENITERYKEGDVVSGTILKVLPTGAIVELEDGVTGLVPKSELSWNRVSDPTELFKEKQKVNVKILSIDPQNRRMRLSIKQTMPDPWEKIVETLKEGSVVKAFVKSKLNSGYVLELKDFSVEAFMPSTHALGEIGERSEIEVLVLRVIPERRKILVSQKKLEEMRDYEEYKKQMKSSQKTLGDLLKK, encoded by the coding sequence ATGGATAACGAAAAGCTGAACAACGATCTTGAGAGATATCTGGATTTCAACGAGTTCAATCCAGGCCAGGTCGTGGAGGCCACCGTCACAGCCGTCGATCCAGCCGAGGGGTTGTCCGTGGATTTCGGAGGCAAGCAGGAGGGCAGGATCCAGCCACCGGAACTCGTCCGGGAACCTTCGAGTTACAAGGTTGGAGAGAAGATCACCGCCCAGATACTCAAGATCAACGACGAGGAAGGTTACGCCCTGCTCTCTGAGATCAGACCGTACAGAAGGCTGGCCATGGAAAAGATCAGAGAGGCGAAAGAAAACGGTACGCCCGTGAAGGGGTATTTTGTTCAACAGGTGTCAGGTGGTTACATAGTGAGACTCTTCAACGTGCTGGACGCGTTCCTGCCAGGCTCAGAATCTCTCCTTAGAAGGGATGCGGAGATGCCGCAGGGAGAGCACGACTTTCTCGTGATAGACTACGTTCCTGGTAGACGCGGCAGGATCGTCGTATCGAGGAAAGCCCTGGTTGAAAGACAGATCCAGTCGTTCTTCGATTCCCACAACGTGGGTGACGTCGTTGAGGCGAAGGTGGAGCACGTCAGAGCTTCCAACGCCACGTTGAAGATCGGTCCCATAACGGCCGTTCTCCCGAAAGAAGAGGTCTCACACGATCCTTCGATATCCATACATGATGTGCTCAAAGAAGGAGAAACTGTCAAGGTCAAGATCACAAAAATGGATCCCGCGCAGCGCTCGGTTGAAGTCAGCCTGAAGGCCCTCGAGCCCGATCCTTGGCAGATCGCTGCCGAAAAGTACAGAGTCGGTACGATCGTTCAGGGCGTCGTGAAGAGAATCGTTCCTTTCGGTATTTTTGTCAACCTCGAACCTGGTCTGGACGGGCTCGTGCACATATCGGAGATCTTCTGGGGTAACAAGAGGGTGGACCTGAAGAAATTCTTCAAGCCTGGACAGGTGGTCCAGGTCGAGGTGATCGAGGTAGATCCTGAGAAGCGCAGACTCGCCCTCAGTTACAAGAGGGCTCAAGGCGATCCGTGGGAGAACATCACCGAGCGTTACAAAGAGGGCGATGTCGTGAGTGGAACGATTCTGAAAGTTTTGCCCACAGGCGCGATAGTCGAGCTCGAAGACGGTGTGACGGGGCTCGTACCCAAGTCGGAGCTTTCGTGGAACAGGGTGAGCGATCCAACGGAACTGTTCAAAGAGAAGCAGAAAGTGAACGTGAAGATACTCTCCATAGATCCGCAAAACAGGAGGATGAGGCTCAGCATCAAGCAGACTATGCCAGATCCGTGGGAAAAGATCGTCGAGACGTTGAAAGAAGGCAGCGTTGTGAAAGCGTTCGTCAAGTCGAAGCTCAACTCCGGCTACGTGCTCGAACTGAAGGACTTCTCGGTCGAGGCCTTCATGCCTTCGACACACGCGCTGGGAGAGATCGGAGAAAGGTCTGAGATCGAGGTACTCGTGCTGAGAGTTATACCCGAACGCAGGAAAATACTCGTCAGTCAAAAGAAGCTGGAGGAAATGAGAGACTACGAAGAATACAAGAAACAGATGAAAAGCTCTCAAAAAACGCTCGGCGATCTCTTGAAGAAATGA
- the ispH gene encoding 4-hydroxy-3-methylbut-2-enyl diphosphate reductase translates to MKLCVAENIGFCFGVERAIRIVEECLENERSVYSLGELVHNRNVLERLKQKGLKIFHEGDPLPEDAKDSVLVVRAHGVAPDIAHELEKRFKKVIDATCPIVLKLFERAKVARQANYAVVVYGDEKHDEMKALKGYVQDAIVTMQPPRLEGRICVLSQTTMSLEDFLNFAAETLKSSEPVEFLLLNSVCEVTHRREIEVKKMASACDLIVVVGGKNSSNTKKLARIASRTTEVVHVESASELEGFDFSRFEKIGVTAGTSTPLEDVRLVVEKIHQGG, encoded by the coding sequence ATGAAACTGTGCGTTGCTGAAAATATTGGTTTTTGTTTCGGTGTGGAAAGGGCCATTCGAATCGTGGAAGAATGCCTCGAGAATGAGCGCAGCGTTTACAGCCTCGGTGAACTGGTCCACAACAGAAACGTTCTCGAGAGATTGAAGCAAAAGGGATTGAAGATTTTCCACGAAGGTGATCCACTGCCGGAGGATGCGAAGGATTCCGTGCTCGTTGTGAGGGCGCACGGGGTGGCTCCCGATATTGCGCACGAGCTTGAAAAAAGATTCAAGAAAGTGATAGATGCGACCTGTCCGATTGTTCTGAAGCTTTTCGAAAGAGCGAAAGTTGCGAGACAGGCCAATTACGCGGTCGTTGTCTACGGAGACGAAAAACACGACGAAATGAAAGCCCTGAAAGGATACGTCCAGGATGCGATCGTAACGATGCAGCCACCGCGTCTGGAGGGGAGGATCTGCGTTCTGTCCCAAACGACCATGTCGCTGGAAGACTTTCTGAATTTCGCCGCGGAGACTCTGAAATCTTCCGAACCGGTGGAGTTCTTGCTCCTGAACAGCGTGTGCGAGGTCACGCACAGGCGTGAGATCGAAGTGAAGAAGATGGCCTCTGCGTGCGATCTGATCGTCGTGGTGGGGGGTAAGAACAGCTCGAACACGAAGAAGCTCGCGAGGATCGCCTCGAGAACGACGGAAGTTGTGCACGTGGAAAGCGCCTCGGAGCTGGAAGGGTTCGATTTCAGCCGTTTTGAAAAAATCGGAGTGACCGCCGGGACGTCCACTCCCTTGGAGGACGTCAGGCTGGTCGTTGAGAAAATTCATCAGGGAGGTTGA
- a CDS encoding lysine 5,6-aminomutase subunit alpha produces MARPTIKLDSKLVEYARSLARKITDDVQKIIDEHSTVSTERATLRLLGVDGVVGEDQIPLVNVVVDKLKEWKMLDGGVFRPVVSASIVLDKDVQQVCEAVAGGLDLRTLPQPKRHVYEEFSQQLVEKVLERIKRKSEERDALLEELGDPPKPYKYLIVATGNIFEDVVQARAAVFQGADIIAVIRSTAQSLLDYVPYGATTEGYGGTYATQENFRIMRQALDDAARKVGRYIRQVNYASGLCMPEIAVMAAFEGLDILLNDAMYGILFRDINMLRTFTDQYISRLVCAYANITINTGEDNYLTTADAIEKAHTVTASQLINEQFAIKAGLKPHLMGLGHAFEINPDVEDSLLYEIAHAMLTRELFPDCPVKYMPPTRYMTGNIFKGYAMNTLFNLVSSMTGQTIQLLGILTEAIHTPYMHDRYLALVNANYVFSATRHLGDEVLFKPGGFIERRANEVLRKAVELLEHISDMGLFSAIEQGVFADIRRNRNGGKGLEGVFRKSETYENPIRDALERKLGVKE; encoded by the coding sequence GTGGCGAGACCAACAATCAAACTCGATTCGAAACTCGTTGAGTATGCCAGATCACTTGCAAGGAAGATCACCGACGATGTCCAGAAGATCATAGACGAGCACTCAACTGTCTCCACCGAGCGCGCCACGCTCAGGCTTCTGGGGGTGGATGGCGTGGTGGGTGAAGACCAGATACCTCTGGTGAACGTGGTCGTGGACAAACTCAAAGAATGGAAGATGCTGGATGGTGGAGTTTTCAGGCCCGTCGTGAGCGCTTCGATCGTTCTCGATAAGGATGTTCAGCAGGTGTGTGAAGCTGTGGCGGGCGGGCTGGATCTAAGAACACTGCCACAGCCGAAGAGACACGTGTACGAGGAGTTTTCCCAGCAGCTGGTCGAAAAAGTCCTGGAGCGAATAAAACGCAAAAGCGAAGAGAGGGACGCACTGCTCGAGGAACTCGGGGATCCTCCGAAACCTTACAAGTACCTCATCGTGGCGACGGGAAACATCTTCGAGGACGTCGTTCAGGCGCGTGCCGCGGTCTTTCAGGGTGCAGACATCATCGCGGTGATACGCTCCACAGCTCAAAGTTTGCTCGATTACGTGCCCTACGGTGCGACCACGGAAGGTTACGGCGGAACGTACGCAACTCAGGAAAACTTCAGAATCATGAGACAGGCCCTGGACGATGCGGCGCGGAAGGTGGGGCGTTACATAAGGCAGGTGAACTACGCTTCGGGCCTGTGCATGCCCGAGATCGCGGTCATGGCAGCATTCGAGGGGCTGGACATCCTTCTGAACGACGCGATGTACGGCATCCTGTTCAGAGACATCAACATGCTTCGAACCTTTACGGACCAGTACATTTCCAGACTGGTGTGTGCGTACGCGAACATCACTATAAACACGGGCGAGGACAACTATTTGACGACCGCGGATGCGATAGAGAAAGCGCACACCGTCACCGCTTCACAGCTCATCAACGAACAGTTCGCCATCAAAGCGGGTCTCAAGCCCCATTTGATGGGCCTTGGACACGCGTTCGAGATAAACCCGGACGTTGAAGATTCCTTGCTCTACGAGATAGCACACGCCATGCTCACGCGCGAACTGTTCCCGGACTGTCCCGTCAAGTACATGCCACCCACGAGATACATGACGGGCAACATATTCAAAGGTTATGCCATGAACACACTCTTCAACCTCGTATCTTCGATGACCGGCCAGACCATCCAGTTGCTCGGTATCCTCACAGAAGCCATCCACACACCGTACATGCACGACAGATACCTTGCGCTCGTCAACGCGAATTACGTTTTCTCAGCCACGAGGCATCTGGGCGACGAGGTTTTGTTCAAACCGGGAGGTTTCATCGAGAGAAGGGCGAACGAGGTGCTGAGAAAGGCTGTGGAACTGTTAGAACACATAAGCGATATGGGACTGTTCAGCGCGATCGAGCAGGGTGTGTTCGCTGACATAAGGCGGAACAGGAACGGTGGAAAAGGATTGGAAGGAGTGTTCAGAAAGAGTGAGACTTACGAGAATCCGATCCGCGATGCGCTCGAGCGCAAACTGGGGGTGAAAGAATGA